DNA from bacterium:
GCGGGGTGGACGGTCAGGTCGTCGTGTTCTTCGTACTCGTCGTCGCCGCGGCCGAGGTGGTGATCGGCCTCGCGATCATCGTAAACATTTTTCACACCAGGGAGACGGTGGACGTTGACGACGTCGATTTGCTGCGGGGCTAGGGCATGACCTACGCCGTCTGGATCCCGCTGCTTCCCCTGCTGGGCTGGGTCGTGAACGGCCTGTGGGGACAGCGGTGGGGCCGCCGGCCGGTCGCCGCCGTGGCGTGCGGGACGGTCGTCGCGGCGTTCGCCGTCGGGTTGGCGCTCCTTCGCGCGCTGTCGGCGCTCCCGCCCGACGCGCGGCACGTCGAGGTGGATCTCTACCGGTGGTTCGCGGCGGGCCCGGTCGCCGTCCCGATGCGGCTACTCGTCGACCCGCTGTCGGTCGTCATGGTGCTCGTGGTCACCGGCGTGGGCGCGCTGATCCACATCTACTCCGTCGGGTACATGGGGGACGACGACGGGTTCGCGCGGTACTTCGCCTATCTGAACCTGTTCATGGCGTCGATGCTCACGCTTGTTCTCGCCGACAACCTGGTGGTGATGTTCATCGGGTGGGAGGGCGTGGGGCTCTGCAGCTACCTGTTGATCGCGTTCTGGTTCACGCGGCCGGCCGCCGCCGCCGCCGGCGTGAAGGCGTTTCTCGTCACCCGCCTCGGCGACGTGGGCTTCTTGCTCGGCATCTTCCTCGCGTTCGGCATCTTCGGCACCGTCGAGTTCGGCGCGATGACGCGCGACGCCGCGACGCGCCTGCCGCTCGGGGGCGCCGCCGCGGTCGCGTTGTGTCTGCTGCTGTTCCTCGGGGCGACCGGGAAGTCGGCGCAGCTCCCGCTGTACATCTGGCTCCCCGACGCGATGGAGGGTCCGACGCCGGTCAGCGCGTTGATCCACGCCGCGACGATGGTCACCGCGGGCGTGTTCATGATCGTCCGGATGCACGCGGTGTACCTCCGGGCGCCGCTCGCGATGGACGTTGTGGCGATCGTCGGGGCCGTCACGGCGATCTTCGCCGCGGCCTCGGCCCTCGTGGAGCCCGATCTGAAGCGCGTCCTCGCCTATTCGACGATCAGCCAGCTCGGGTACATGTTTCTCGCGGTCGGTGTCGGTGCGTGGGGCGCCGGGATCTTCCACCTGACGTCGCACGCGTTCTTCAAGGCGCTGCTGTTCCTCGCCGCCGGCAGCGTGATGCACGCGCTCGGCGGAACGACCGACATGCGGCAGATGGGCGGCCTGGCGAAGCCCCTGCCGCAGACCGCCGCGATGTTCGGGATCGGGGCCCTGGCGCTTGCCGGAATCCCGCCGCTGACAGGGTTCTTCAGCAAAGACCAGATTCTCTCCGCGGCGTTCCGTCACGGCGACATCGTGCTCTGGGCGGTCGGGCTCGCGGCGGCTGGGCTCACGGCCGTGTACATCGTGCGCGCGTTCGTCCTGACGTTCCTCGGCGCGCCGGCCCCGAGCGCCGCCGGCGACGCGGCTAGCGCGCACGCGCCCCACGAGGCACCCCCGGTCATGAGCGTGCCGATCCAATCGCTCGCGCTGCTCACGGTGCTCGGCGGCGCACTCGGCCTGTCGTTCACCCGCCCCGGCGTGCTCGAGCGCTTCCTCGCGCCCGTCTTCGTGGCGTCGGCGCCGAACCCCGCCGAGGCGGGCGGCGGGGGAAGCGAAGTGCTGCTGGTGTCCGCGAGCATCGCGGTGGCGCTCGCCGGCGTCGGGCTGGCGTGGGCGATCTACCGCATGCGGACGCTGCGGGGTGAGTCCCCGGCGGTTCACGCTGTCCTCGCGCACCAGTTCTACGTCGAGGACCTCTACAACGCGGTGGTCGCGGCGCCCGCTCGGGGGCTCGCCCGCGCGTTCGAGCTGTTCGATCGGGAGGGCGTCGACGGGCTCGTCATGGTGATCGCCCGCGGGGTCGGCGGCGGCGGCGCATGGCTCCGCCGGGTGCAGACCGGCTATCTTCGTCAATACGCCGCGCTCGTGCTGATCGGGGTCATCCTCTTCCTCGCTTACTGGGTGTCGCGATGACGTGGGGGCCGCTGTCGGTGCTCGTCGTGCTCCCGCTGCTCGGGGCGGTCGCGGTGGCCGCCATCGATGCGCGCGCGGAGCGGGGTCTACGGGCCGTCGGCTTCACCGTGATGCTGCTGGTGTTTCTCCTCGCCGCGGCGATCTGGCTGCGGTTCGTGCCGGGGACGCCGGCGCTGCAGTTCGAGGAGCGGGCCGCGTGGGTGCCGGTCGCGGGCATGACCTATCACCTCGGGGTGGACGGTCTCTCGGTGAGCCTCGTGGCCCTCGTCGCGTTCCTGTTCCCGATCGCGCTCGCCGCATCCGGCCAACAGGTGCGGGACCGTGTGAAGCCGTTCGTGGTGACCCTGCTCCTGCTCGAAGCCGGTCTGCTCGGGACGTTTCTCGCCCAGGACCTGGTGTTGTTCTACGTGTTCTGGGAGGCGATGCTCATCCCAATGTACTTCTTGATCGCGTTGTGGGGGGGACCCGGGCGCGGGCCGGCGGCGATCAAGTTCTTCCTGTACACGATGGCGGGCAGTGTGCTGATGCTGCTGGCGATCATCACGGTGTACCTGCAGTCGGGGCATCTGCCGGGCGGACCCACGTTCGATCTCCCGTCGCTGCTCGCGCACCCGCTCGGGTTCGCCGGGAGCACGGAGACGCTTCTGTTCCTGGCGTTCGCGGTGGCGTTCGCGATCAAGATGCCGGTGTGGCCGTTGCACACATGGCTCCCCAGCGCCTACGCCGAGGCGCCGCCGGTGGTGACCGTGCTGCTGGCGGGGCTGATGGCGAAGGCCGGGGCCTACGGGCTGCTGCGGTTCTGTCTGCCGCTGTTTCCGGAGGCGTCGCGCGCGTTCGGGCCGCTCCTGTCGGGCCTCGCGGTCGTGGGAATCTTGTACGGCGGCGCGATCGCGTGGGCGCAGCGGGATATGCGCCGCCTGCTTGCGTACGGGAGCATGAGCCACATGGGGTTCATCCTGCTCGGGATCTTCGCGCTCGACGCGACGGCGGTGCAGGGGAGCCTGATCCAGATGATCAACCACGGGGTCAGCACCGGCGCGCTGTTCATCGTAGCGGGGTTACTGCTCGACCGGACGGGACGGGCTCGGACGGACGAGTACGGCGGGATCGCGGCGCTCGTTCCGGCGTTGAGCGCGGTTACCCTGATCGTGGTGCTCTCGTCGCTTGCGCTGCCCGCGACGAACGGGTTCATCGGCGAATTCCTGATCCTGCTCGGGACGTTCCAGGCGCGACCCGCGGCGGCCGTGGTCGCGTCGCTCGGCGTCGTGGTCGCGGTGGCGTACCTGCTCGGGTTCGTCGGTCGCGTGTTTCACGGGCCGGTGCGCGAGGAACTGCGCGGCATGCCCGACCTGCGGCTGCGGGAGTACGCCCTGTTCGTGCCGCTCGTCCTCGTGATCTTCTGGACGGGACTGTATCCGCAGCCGCTGCTCGACCGGAGTGCAGCGACCGTAAACGCCGTGCTCGGCCGCATCTCGGTCGCCGCGCCCCGCCGAGACACCGCTGCCGTGACACCGCCCGCGTCGCCCCGAGGCGGCGCCGCGTATCGTCCGGTTCCCCAGGGACAGAGCGCGCGCGGCGCGGCGGGGACGGGGCGCTAGGCATGTCCTGGACCGATCTCGCGGCCATCGCACCGGAACTGACGCTGACCGTGACGGCGTTCGTCGTGCTGCTCTACGACGCCGTGGTGACCGGACCGGCGCTCGAGGCGCCGCGGGGCCGCGGACCCGTGTGGGTGTCGCTGCTCGGCGTGTGCGTCGCGCTCGTGCTGAACGCGTCCCGGCCGGCGGCCTCGGTCGCGTTTGGCGGGATGTACATCCGCGATCCGCTCACCCAGGTGGTGACGCTGGCCGCCCTGATCGCTACGGGGCTCGCGGTGCTGCTCTCATCGGTCTATATGGAACGGTTCCGGCTCCCGGCCGGCGAGTATTACGCGCTGCTGTTGTTCAGCGCGGTGGGCGCGATCCTGATGGGCGCCAGCCGGAATCTCGTGGTGCTGTTCCTCGGCCTTGAGATCCTGAGCTTTCCACTGTATACGCTGTCGGCATTCGCAACGCGGAGCCGCCGCTCCCAGGAGGCGGGACTGAAGTACCTGCTCCTCGGCGCATTCGCTACCGCCTTCTTCGTGTACGGGATCGCGCTGGTGTACGGCGCGACCGGGACGCTCGATCTGCTGCGGCTGGCGCAGGCGCCGTTCACGCCGCTGCTCGGCGTGGGGATCGCGTTGCTTACGATCGGGCTCGGGTTCGAGGCGGCCCTCGTGCCGTTCCACGCGTGGGCGCCCGACGTCTACGAGGGTGCGCCGATGCCGGCCACGGCGTTCATGTCGGTTGTGGCCAAGATCGGTGCGTTCGCAGGATTCCTGCGCGTCTTCCCGCTGGCGCTGCCCTCCCTCGCGAACGAGTGGGGCGCGGTCCTTGTGGCCGTAGCCATCGCGACGATGATCTGGGGCAACGTCGCCGCGCTGCTGCAGACGAACCTGAAGCGCCTGCTCGCCTACTCCGGCATCGCGCACGCGGGGTACCTCCTGATCGGGATCGCGTCGCCGGGACCGGCGGGGACGATGGGGGTGCTCTACTACCTGGTCGTGTACACCGTCATGAACCTGGGGGCGTTTGGCGTGCTCATGCTGCTGGAACGCCGGGGTGAGGAGGCGGACGAGATCGAGGATCTCGCCGGTCTGTGGACGCGCGCGCCGTGGGCCGCCGGCATCCTCGCGCTGTGCATGGTGTCGCTTGCGGGGCTGCCGCCCACCGGCGGTTTCATCGCGAAGCTCTACCTCTTCCGCGCCGCACTCGAAGGTCACCACACGGCGTTGGCGATCATCGCGGTGTTAACGAGCGTGGTGTCCGTGTACTACTACCTCCGCGTCGTGGTGGCCGCGTTCAGCGGGTCGGTCCCCGACGCGGTCGCGGTGCGGCGGAGCGGGGTGGTCGGCGTCGCCCTCGCGCTCGCGGCCGTGGGCGTGCTCTGGCTTGGGATCCTCCCGTCCACGCTCACGACGTTCGTGCAGCAGGCCGTGCAGGCCCTGCGGTAGGGCCGGACGCGTGGGCTCGAACGAGCAGTTCGACGCGATCGTGGTCGGGGCGGGGCCCGGCGGCGTCTCGGCCGCCCTGACGATGGCCCGGGCCGGGCTCAGCGTGGTGCTGTTCGAGCGCGCCGAGCGGCCCGGTCAGAAGAACGTGATGGGCGGCGTCATGTACGGGCGTATGCTCGCCGACGTGGCGCCGGAGACGTGGCAGCACGCCCCCGTCGAACGGGTCGTCGCCGACGAGCGGATCTGGCTGACGACCCCGGACGCCTCGGTCACGCTGGGGCACAAGCACGTGCCGCACGCGGCGCCGTCGGATCCCCCGAACGCGTTCACGGTGCTCCGCGTGCCGTTCGACGCGTGGTTCGCATCGCAGGCGGAGGCCGCCGGCGCGCTGATCGTCCCGGGCACGACCGTCGAGGACGTCATCCTTGAGCAGGGGCGCGTCGTCGGCGTGCGGACGGGCCGCCAGGACGGCGATCTGCGTGCGTCGCTCGTGGTGATCGCCGATGGCGCGAACTCGTTTCTCGTGCAGAAGGCAGGGCTGTCGCGGCCGCTGGAGCCGCACGAGATGGCGCTCGTGGTCAAGGAGATCGTCGCACTGCCGCCCGAGACGATCGAGGATCGGTTCAATCTCGAGCCCGGCTGCGGGGCGACGATCGAAGTGTACGGCTCGGTGACGCGCGGTATGGCCGGGTACGGGTTCATTTACACCAACAAGGAGTCGCTGTCCGTCGGGATCGGGGCGCTGATCTCGCATTTCATGAAGACGCGCATCACGCCGTGGGACCTGCTGGAGGGGTTCAAGACACACCCGATGGTCGCGCCACTCCTGCGCGGGGGCGAGGTGCGGGAGTACCTCGCGCACGCGATTCCGGAGGGCGGGGTGCGAGCGATGCCGCGCCTCTACGGCGACGGCGTCCTCGTCGTCGGCGACGCCGCGATGATGGTCAACAACCTGCACCGGGAGGGCAGCAACCTCGCCATGGCGGCGGGGCGGATGGCGGGAGAGACCGCGATCCAGGCCAAGCGGGCGGGCGACTGGTCGGCGCGGACACTCGCGACCTACCGCGAGCTGCTGGAGGCGTCGTTCGTACTCCAAGACCTCCGCAAGTATGAGCGTCTGCCCGAACTGGTGGAACATCGCCCGGAGCTGCTGGAGACCTACCCGGCGATGCTGAGCGAGGCGGTCCACGAAATGCTCACGGTGGATGGCCAGTCCAAGCGCGACAAGCAGCGCAAGATCCTCCGGCGCCTGCTCACGCGCCGCCCTTGGTGGCGGATGCTGAAGGACGCGGCCGAGGGATGGAGGGCGATGCGATGAAGATCGAGGAGAAGCTGTACACGCTCCGGTGGAAGCACGACAAACAGACCCACATCAAAATCACCCGTGCGGACGTGTGCCTGGAACGCTGCGACGGCGAGTGGCACCGCCCGTGCACGACGTTCTGTCCTGCCAACGTGTACGCGTGGGACGGCCAGAAGATCGCCGTGTCCTACGAGAACTGCGTCGAGTGCACGACGTGCGTCCTCGGGTGTCCGTACCGGAACATCGACTGGAAGCCTCCCCGCGGCGGGTTCGGAATCGAGTGGCAGAACGGGTAACCGCGGGACGCGCGGGACGTCCGAGGCACGGTGGAGGCCGTGACGCGGCGCCTCATGGACGTGTGGGCTCACCTCGCGGCGTCGTTGGTCAGTTGCCGCGTGCCCCGAAATAGTCTGCCAGCTCGTCAGAGAACCGGTAGGGCGTGGGAGGCACGGGCATGCCGTGCTCGATCAGCGCCCGGGCGCACCCGAGCCAATCGCCGCCGTCGACCGGTTCGCTCCTGGATGCGTAGCTCAGCGTCCCCATCACGTGGTCCTGATGGCCGTGCTCCTCGCGCCAATTCGCCCCGTGCTCCAGCAGGAAGGCCGTCAGCTCGGCGTCGTCGCGAAGCACCGCGTGGTTGAGTGCGCTGGCGCTCCAATCGCCGCCCCGCACGTCGATCGGCCAACCGAACTCCACCATCGTTCTTACGGCTTCGCTGCGCCCCTGTTGGGCGAGATCCGGCAACCGGCGAAGCGCGTCGGCGGAGAGGGTGTCCAGAAGCCGGGGGTGGCCCGCCAACACGCCCGCGGCGGTCGTGCGGTCGGCGCGGGCGCACGCCCCCAGGAACGGATCCTCGGGCGAGAGGCGCTCTTCGATTCCGCGGGCCCGAAGCGTGTCCGCCACGTCCACCAGCGTCCGGGGCCAAGTCACGAGGGCTCCCGCCGCGCGTCGGGCGCCGGAGATAGGAGTAGGGCGTCCGGACGCGGAATCGGAGTGCACCACCGTGCTTGTCTCGCGTCCTGCGCCGGTCGAACCCCAGGCATCGCACGGCGCAGGCCGTCCGACCAGGCGGGGTGTCGATGGAGGGAACCGCATGCCGGACGCGCACGAGGTGCCACCGAGGCTCGAGGGCAAGGTCGCGCTGGTGACAGGCGCGAGCAGCGGGGTGGGCCTCGCGACCGCCCGTCTGTTCGTCCGCGAAGGAGCCACGGTGCACGGCATCGCGCGACGCAAGCGGGAGATGCTGGCCGGCTATGACGCCGCGCTCCTCGCCGGTGGACGGATCGTGGCCCATGCCGTGGACGTATCCCGCCCGGCCGACGTCGCAGCGGCGGTCGGGACCGCGACCGCGGTTCACCCGCTGGATCTGGTGGTGCTCGCGGCGGGCCTCAACATCCCCGCGCGCGCGCTCGACGCGCTCACGCCCGAGGCGTGGGACCGGTTGATCGGCGTCAATCTGAACGGCGCTTTCTACGTGCTGCACGCGGCGCTGCCCCGGCTCGCCTCCGGGGCGACCGTGATCTTCATCGCGAGCGTCTCCGCGCGGTGGCCCGACCCGTCCGGGGCCGCCTACCAGGCGGCGAAGGCCGGCATGGTCGCGCTGGCGCAGGCGGTCGGATACGAACGGGGACGCGACGGAATTCGATTTTCCACGATCCTTCCTGGTCTCATCGATACGCCGATGCTCGAGCATCGGCCGGTGCCGGTCCCGCGTGACGTCCTGGAGCGGGCCCTCCGGCCAGAGGATGTCGCGTCGGCCTGCCTCTACCTCGCGACCTTGCCCCCGCACGTGCTGGTCCCGGAACTGATCATGCTGCCCATTGCGTTGCAGGCGATCGGCCGAACGAACAACTGATTGCGGGCACCGCCGGGACCTGCCGCCGCCCGAGTGCGGCTGCGGCCGGATTCGGCGAGAGGATTTTCGGGCCGGGCGCACGAACGATCATCTTCCAATCGTGGAAAACTATTTCGTGATTCGGATCCGCAGCTGATGGCACGGCCGAGACGCCTCCCGGCCGCCAGCTATCAGGTGCGCGCCCTCCATCGCGGCCTTGCCATCCTGAAGTTGTTCAACCCGTCGCATCCGAAGATGGCACTCGCCGAGATCAGCTCCCGCCTCGAGATCCCGAAGCCCACCGCGCTGCGGTTGCTGGAGTGCCTGCGCGACGAGGGGTTTCTCGCCTGGGACGCCGAGACCGGGGCGTACTCGCTTGGACTCCGGGC
Protein-coding regions in this window:
- the nuoL gene encoding NADH-quinone oxidoreductase subunit L — protein: MTYAVWIPLLPLLGWVVNGLWGQRWGRRPVAAVACGTVVAAFAVGLALLRALSALPPDARHVEVDLYRWFAAGPVAVPMRLLVDPLSVVMVLVVTGVGALIHIYSVGYMGDDDGFARYFAYLNLFMASMLTLVLADNLVVMFIGWEGVGLCSYLLIAFWFTRPAAAAAGVKAFLVTRLGDVGFLLGIFLAFGIFGTVEFGAMTRDAATRLPLGGAAAVALCLLLFLGATGKSAQLPLYIWLPDAMEGPTPVSALIHAATMVTAGVFMIVRMHAVYLRAPLAMDVVAIVGAVTAIFAAASALVEPDLKRVLAYSTISQLGYMFLAVGVGAWGAGIFHLTSHAFFKALLFLAAGSVMHALGGTTDMRQMGGLAKPLPQTAAMFGIGALALAGIPPLTGFFSKDQILSAAFRHGDIVLWAVGLAAAGLTAVYIVRAFVLTFLGAPAPSAAGDAASAHAPHEAPPVMSVPIQSLALLTVLGGALGLSFTRPGVLERFLAPVFVASAPNPAEAGGGGSEVLLVSASIAVALAGVGLAWAIYRMRTLRGESPAVHAVLAHQFYVEDLYNAVVAAPARGLARAFELFDREGVDGLVMVIARGVGGGGAWLRRVQTGYLRQYAALVLIGVILFLAYWVSR
- a CDS encoding NADH-quinone oxidoreductase subunit M produces the protein MTWGPLSVLVVLPLLGAVAVAAIDARAERGLRAVGFTVMLLVFLLAAAIWLRFVPGTPALQFEERAAWVPVAGMTYHLGVDGLSVSLVALVAFLFPIALAASGQQVRDRVKPFVVTLLLLEAGLLGTFLAQDLVLFYVFWEAMLIPMYFLIALWGGPGRGPAAIKFFLYTMAGSVLMLLAIITVYLQSGHLPGGPTFDLPSLLAHPLGFAGSTETLLFLAFAVAFAIKMPVWPLHTWLPSAYAEAPPVVTVLLAGLMAKAGAYGLLRFCLPLFPEASRAFGPLLSGLAVVGILYGGAIAWAQRDMRRLLAYGSMSHMGFILLGIFALDATAVQGSLIQMINHGVSTGALFIVAGLLLDRTGRARTDEYGGIAALVPALSAVTLIVVLSSLALPATNGFIGEFLILLGTFQARPAAAVVASLGVVVAVAYLLGFVGRVFHGPVREELRGMPDLRLREYALFVPLVLVIFWTGLYPQPLLDRSAATVNAVLGRISVAAPRRDTAAVTPPASPRGGAAYRPVPQGQSARGAAGTGR
- a CDS encoding NADH-quinone oxidoreductase subunit N, whose protein sequence is MSWTDLAAIAPELTLTVTAFVVLLYDAVVTGPALEAPRGRGPVWVSLLGVCVALVLNASRPAASVAFGGMYIRDPLTQVVTLAALIATGLAVLLSSVYMERFRLPAGEYYALLLFSAVGAILMGASRNLVVLFLGLEILSFPLYTLSAFATRSRRSQEAGLKYLLLGAFATAFFVYGIALVYGATGTLDLLRLAQAPFTPLLGVGIALLTIGLGFEAALVPFHAWAPDVYEGAPMPATAFMSVVAKIGAFAGFLRVFPLALPSLANEWGAVLVAVAIATMIWGNVAALLQTNLKRLLAYSGIAHAGYLLIGIASPGPAGTMGVLYYLVVYTVMNLGAFGVLMLLERRGEEADEIEDLAGLWTRAPWAAGILALCMVSLAGLPPTGGFIAKLYLFRAALEGHHTALAIIAVLTSVVSVYYYLRVVVAAFSGSVPDAVAVRRSGVVGVALALAAVGVLWLGILPSTLTTFVQQAVQALR
- a CDS encoding FAD-dependent monooxygenase, which gives rise to MGSNEQFDAIVVGAGPGGVSAALTMARAGLSVVLFERAERPGQKNVMGGVMYGRMLADVAPETWQHAPVERVVADERIWLTTPDASVTLGHKHVPHAAPSDPPNAFTVLRVPFDAWFASQAEAAGALIVPGTTVEDVILEQGRVVGVRTGRQDGDLRASLVVIADGANSFLVQKAGLSRPLEPHEMALVVKEIVALPPETIEDRFNLEPGCGATIEVYGSVTRGMAGYGFIYTNKESLSVGIGALISHFMKTRITPWDLLEGFKTHPMVAPLLRGGEVREYLAHAIPEGGVRAMPRLYGDGVLVVGDAAMMVNNLHREGSNLAMAAGRMAGETAIQAKRAGDWSARTLATYRELLEASFVLQDLRKYERLPELVEHRPELLETYPAMLSEAVHEMLTVDGQSKRDKQRKILRRLLTRRPWWRMLKDAAEGWRAMR
- a CDS encoding 4Fe-4S dicluster domain-containing protein encodes the protein MKIEEKLYTLRWKHDKQTHIKITRADVCLERCDGEWHRPCTTFCPANVYAWDGQKIAVSYENCVECTTCVLGCPYRNIDWKPPRGGFGIEWQNG
- a CDS encoding SDR family oxidoreductase, coding for MPDAHEVPPRLEGKVALVTGASSGVGLATARLFVREGATVHGIARRKREMLAGYDAALLAGGRIVAHAVDVSRPADVAAAVGTATAVHPLDLVVLAAGLNIPARALDALTPEAWDRLIGVNLNGAFYVLHAALPRLASGATVIFIASVSARWPDPSGAAYQAAKAGMVALAQAVGYERGRDGIRFSTILPGLIDTPMLEHRPVPVPRDVLERALRPEDVASACLYLATLPPHVLVPELIMLPIALQAIGRTNN